Proteins co-encoded in one Rattus rattus isolate New Zealand chromosome 5, Rrattus_CSIRO_v1, whole genome shotgun sequence genomic window:
- the LOC116900330 gene encoding olfactory receptor 142-like, which yields MANENNVTELIFTGLFQDPEVQKVCFVLFLPVYVATLLGNGLIIVAVSASKTLHSPMYFFLNSLSLVEICYSSTIVPKFITDLLAKIKTISLKGCLTQIFFSHFLGVAEILLLVVMAYDRYVAICKPLHYMNIMSRQVCHMLVAGSWLGGLIHSIIQILITIPLPFCGPNVIDHYFCDLQPLFKLACTDTFLEGVIVMANSGLISIISLLILVSSYAIILVSLRNHSAEGRRKALATCASHITVVILFFGPAIFIYLRPSSSFTEDKLVSVFYTVITPMLNPIIYTLRNAEVKNAVRKLWGKRNPEIE from the coding sequence ATGgccaatgaaaataatgtaactGAGTTAATTTTCACTGGCCTTTTCCAGGACCCAGAGGTACAGAAGGTGTGCTTTGTGCTGTTCCTTCCTGTGTATGTGGCCACATTGCTGGGCAACGGTCTTATTATTGTGGCAGTCAGCGCCAGTAAGACTTTACATtctcccatgtacttcttcctcaacTCCTTGTCTCTGGTGGAAATCTGCTACTCCTCTACGATCGTCCCTAAGTTCATCACTGACTTACTTGCTAAGATTAAAACCATCTCACTGAAGGGCTGCCTTACTCAGATATTTTTCTCCCACTTCTTGGGGGTCGCTGAGATTCTCCTCCTTGTggtgatggcctatgaccgctacgTGGCCATCTGCAAACCTCTTCATTACATGAACATCATGAGTCGTCAAGTGTGTCACATGCTGGTGGCTGGTTCCTGGCTGGGGGGCCTCATTCACTCCATAATCCAGATCCTCATCACCATCCCATTGCCCTTCTGCGGTCCCAATGTGATTGACCACTACTTCTGTGACCTGCAGCCATTATTCAAGCTTGCCTGCACTGACACCTTTCTGGAGGGGGTTATTGTGATGGCCAACAGTGGTCTAATCTCTATAATCTCTCTCTTGATCTTGGTGTCCTCCTATGCCATCATTTTAGTCAGCTTGAGGAACCATTCTGCAGAggggaggcgcaaggccctggccaCCTGTGCCTCTCACATCACAGTGGTCATCTTGTTCTTTGGACCTGCCATCTTCATTTATCTGCGACCCTCCTCCAGCTTCACTGAAGACAAGCTTGTATCTGTGTTCTACACGGTCATCACTCCCATGCTGAACCCCATCATCTACACACTGAGAAATGCAGAGGTGAAAAATGCTGTGAGAAAATTGTGGGGAAAAAGGAACCCAGAGATAGAGTGA
- the LOC116900332 gene encoding olfactory receptor 142-like, which yields MASINVTELIIIGLFQDPEVQKVCFVLFLPVYLATVLGNGLIVVTISVSKTLHSPMYIFLSSLSLVEIFYSSTVVPKFITDLLAKVKTISLKGCLVQIFFFHFLGVAEILLLVVMAYDRYVAICKPLHYMNIMSRQVCHMLVAGSWLGGLIHSIIQILITIPLPFCGPNVIDHYFCDLQPLFKLACTDTFLEGVIVMANSGLISIISLLILVSSYAIILVSLRNHSAEGRRKALSTCASHIMVVTLFFGPAIFLYLRPSSTFTEDKLVAVFYTVITPMLNPIIYTLRNAEVKNAVRKLWSKKDSETE from the coding sequence ATGGCTAGTATAAATGTGACTGAGTTGATCATCATCGGCCTTTTCCAGGACCCAGAGGTACAGAAGGTGTGCTTTGTGCTGTTCCTTCCTGTGTACCTGGCTACAGTGTTGGGCAATGGCCTCATTGTTGTGACAATTAGTGTCAGTAAGACTTTACATTCTCCCATGTACATCTTCCTCAGCTCCTTGTCCCTAGTGGAGATCTTCTACTCCTCTACTGTCGTCCCTAAGTTCATCACCGACTTACTTGCTAAGGTTAAAACCATCTCACTGAAGGGCTGTCTGGTTCAGAtattcttcttccattttttggGGGTCGCTGAGATTCTCCTCCTCGTggtgatggcctatgaccgctacgTGGCCATCTGCAAACCTCTTCATTACATGAACATCATGAGTCGTCAAGTGTGTCACATGCTGGTGGCTGGTTCCTGGCTAGGGGGCCTCATTCACTCCATAATCCAGATCCTCATCACCATCCCATTGCCCTTCTGTGGTCCCAATGTGATTGACCACTACTTCTGTGACCTGCAGCCATTATTCAAGCTTGCCTGCACTGACACCTTTCTGGAGGGGGTTATTGTGATGGCCAACAGTGGTCTAATCTCTATAATCTCTCTCTTGATCTTGGTGTCCTCCTATGCCATCATTTTAGTCAGCTTGAGGAACCATTCTGCAGAGGGGAGGCGCAAGGCCCTCTCCACTTGTGCCTCTCACATCATGGTGGTCACCCTGTTTTTTGGACCTGCCATCTTCCTTTATCTGCGACCTTCCTCTACTTTCACTGAAGACAAGCTTGTGGCTGTGTTCTACACGGTCATCACCCCCATGCTGAACCCCATCATCTACACACTGAGAAATGCAGAGGTGAAAAATGCTGTGAGAAAGTTGTGGAGCAAAAAGGACTCAGAGACAGAgtaa